The Chitinophaga caeni genome segment CAACTCCTCGATGGCATCCAGCAGGGTAACGGTTTGCAAGGCGTTACGGCTGGCGTATTTGCCGGTTTCTTCCTTCACCTTTCCTTGATCGATCGAATCTTGAACATTTCTCACGATCAGTTCCAAGCCCAGGGTTTCTACTAACCAATCCCTGAATTGAATGGTCTCAGGAAAATTATGACCCGTATCCACATGTAATAAAGGGAACGGGATTTTGCCGGGTGCGAATGCCTTTTGAGCTAAACGAACCAAGGTAATGGAGTCCTTTCCGCCGGAGAAAAGGATGGCGGGCTTTTCAAACTGCGCGGCCGTTTCACGAAGGATGTAGATTGCTTCATCTTCCAAGGCTCTTGGAAATTGCCATTGTATCTTGCTCATTGAATAATTTTTTTATAAATGCCTGAAAGGATTTTTTAACCGTGGAGCCCGCACTCTTTATGCGATTGTTCCCACCACCACCTGCCTGCCCTGGGGTGTTCTCCCGGTTCGATAGCCCTGGTACAGGGGGCACAACCGATGCTGATAAATCCTTTGTGATGTAATTTGTTGAACGGAACATTATGCTGGTCTAAGTATTCCAACATTCGTTCGTATGACCAATCGATCAGGGGATTGTATTTATAAAGTTGGCGGTGTTCATCCCATTCAATGGGTTTCATATCATGCCTGTTATCGGATTGTTCCGCCCGCAGGCCAGTAATCCAAACTTTCACCCCTTGCAATGCCCGGTTGAGTGGTTCCACCTTGCGGATGAAACAGCATTCTTTCCTGTTTTCCACGGAATCGTAAAAACTGTTCAGCCCTTTTTCTTGCACGAGTTGCTCCACGGCTTCCGTCCGGGGGAAATACACCTCGAAGGGCTGTTTATACCTCGCACGGGTGAGGTCCATGACATCGTATGTTTCTTGGAACAAGCGACCCGTGTCCAGGGTAAATACCCTTACCGGTAAGTTGTTCTTCCAGATGATATCCGCAATTACCTGGTCTTCCTGCCCGAATGAAGACGAAAATGCCACCTGGCCGGGAAATTCCCGGGTCAACCTGGCAATCGTTTCCGCTATGG includes the following:
- a CDS encoding phosphoadenylyl-sulfate reductase; translation: MQELDSLLADQPSIAETIARLTREFPGQVAFSSSFGQEDQVIADIIWKNNLPVRVFTLDTGRLFQETYDVMDLTRARYKQPFEVYFPRTEAVEQLVQEKGLNSFYDSVENRKECCFIRKVEPLNRALQGVKVWITGLRAEQSDNRHDMKPIEWDEHRQLYKYNPLIDWSYERMLEYLDQHNVPFNKLHHKGFISIGCAPCTRAIEPGEHPRAGRWWWEQSHKECGLHG